GGTCGCGAGCATCTCCGAAGTGACCATTCGAAATCGGTACAAGGAGTTGCTCGAGGCCAGCGACACGATGACGGTCTAAGGTCGGTCGACAGCGCATCCGTCGGTTCGGTGTCGATCGACTCGTCGTTTCAACTGCGCGGTAACGTTTTTGACGGTGGGTGTGTATTGCCATAGCATGGTCGAAACGACCGTCCAACTCGTCTGCCCTGAATGCGTCAAAGAGTGGCAACTGACGCCGACGGAATTGCCCGACTCCACCTCGATGTTTCACTGTCCTAACTGCCACGCCTCCCGGCGAATGGCCGAATTTACTCGAACGGATCGCGATCTGCGAACGTTGAAACAACTCGGATAACTACGGCGGCCCGATCGCGAATCCTTTTTCGATCCCACCTGGACAGCGCACCGCGTCTCGAAGGGGTAAACCAATTTGTGTCCGCGGGAAACCTTATTGAATTCCGTCAGAAACGGGAGATTACGCCGTTCAAAATCTCGTTAGGCCCATCCTTCCGAGTGATTTTTGACGACCGATTTCCCCTCGAGATGGTCTTGAACGGCGAAATTTCGTTCAATCGCCACCTGGAGCGTGTTAACGAGACTCAAGATAATAATATAACCCTGCAGTGGGTATGATTGCATGGTTATGAAGAAACAAGAGCTCATTCACCTTCACGGCCTTCTTGCCGAAGTATCGAACCACTGTGCCAACTGGGAGGACTGTTCGGTTTCGCTCGACGAGTACGAGTCTCTTGGGATTCGGCCGACATCGATTCACAAATCGAAAACCGATCACAAAGCTGCTGTTTTTGCGCTGGCTGGGGGAATTACGCAACCGATGCGAGAGGGGGAGGCGGAAGCAGTCGCAGCCACGGCCGACTGAGTTTCCTGCGATACCCTGGTCTACGACACCACCGACTGGAGAGACTGGCTCTCTCTGACGCTTTATTTCGACTTCGACTTCGATTTCGACTTCGACTTCAACTCTCACTACTCCGCCCCGCTTCGTGTTCCACTCCACGAATCCGTTCTTCAGACCCACGAATCCGTTCTTCAGACCCCCGAATCCGTACTTCGAAGCTCTCGAGCGACGGACTGTGCTGCTCTCGCTCGAGATACACGCTGCTCAGTATTCGTGGGACGGCTAGTCGACTACTGCATCTGGTTGGCGATCGTCACTCGAGCAAGTCTTCGAACTCGGGGAGGACGTCGTCGTCTGTTTCGGAGGCGTGCTCGTTAGCCGCGTCTTCGCTGGGAGTCTCGTCTTCGTCGTCTCGGGCCGATTCGTCGGTCGACGGTTCGTCGTCGCTGTCGTTGCTGTCGTTGTTCGCGTGGCTGTCGTTGTCTTCGTCGCTATCGCCGTCCTCGTCGCTATCGCCGTCCTCGTCGCTATCGTTGTTCGCGTCGTTGTCGTCGCCCTCGTCGTCCTCTTCGAGCACCATCACCGAGAGCACCTCCAGGGGAATGTTCTCGAGTCGCTGGCCAATCTCCTTGCGGGCGATGCGAGAGGCGTGTTCCTCCCGTTCGACGTTGAAAACGGTCATCTCGAGTTCGAGGGCCACGAGGGCCTCGTCGGCGGCGATGAACGCAGGCGGCAGTTCTTCGCCTCCTGGAGAGGTGCGCTCGCCCATGTTGATCTCGACGTAGTTCAGGTCAGGGTTCAGCATCTCGCCCGTTTTCGAGATGGCGATACGGATTGCCTCGTCCTCCGTCTCGACGTCGAACACCGGCACGGCCGCTTCGACGACAACCCTGCAATGCATAGTGAGCTATTGTATCGCATTCGGTATGAAGGTTCGCCCGTAGTGGGCCACGGGCGTCGCTCCTGCTCCCGCTTCCACTCTCGTTCTCGCTCTCGATGTTCGAACCGGGCCGAAATCAGAAGGCCCATAGCCGCACCCACGAAGGCCACGACGAGAGCGATGGCGACAGCCACTGTCAGCGATACGATTGCCGTCGAGGACCTCTCGGGCGGGTTCGATCTGTACCTCACCCTCGAGAGCGGGCAGAGCTACCTCTGGACGCGTAGCGATGGCGAGATGTACACGGACCGTCGAGCGCCCGAGGCGTGGTACCGGACCGTCGTCGACGACGTCCCGATTCGGTTGCGCCAGCCCGATGGCCCTGGCGGCGACCTGGAGTGGCAGTCGACGGCCGACGCCGACCCGCTCGTCCGCGAGCTAGTGCGTCTCGAGGACGACCTCGAGGCGATCGCCGCGGACGCGCCCGATGATCCGTTGATCCAGGCGGCGTACGCGGCCCACGACGGGATGCGACTGGTCGACGACCCACCCTTCGGGACCCTGATCTCGTTCATCTGCTCGGCGCAGATGCGCGTCGGGCGCATCCACGGCATGGTCTCGACGCTCGCGAGGGAGTACGGCGACGCCCACGCGCTCGCCGGTGAGACCGTCTACGCCTTCCCGACGCCCGAACAGCTCGCGACCGCCACCGAAGCCGACCTCCGGGACCTGCGTCTGGGGTATCGCGCCCCCTACGTCCAGCGCACGGCCGAGATGGTTGCGAACGGCGAGGGCCACCCCGAGGATGCCCGCGATCTCGAGTACGAGGCTGCCCGCGAGCACCTCACGCGGTTCGTCGGTGTCGGCGACAAGGTGGCCGACTGCGTCCTGCTCTTCTCGCTGGGGTTCGACGAGGCCGTCCCCCTCGACACGTGGATCAGGAGTGCGATCGCGGAGTACTACCCCGATTGCGACCGCGGATCGTACGGCGAGACGTCTCGAGCGATTCGCGAGCGACTCGGCGGTCAGTACGCCGGGTACGCCCAGACGTACCTCTTCCATCACCTGCGAACGGGTGCGGTCGACGCGTAGCGGTTCGCGAGAAATTCGACCCGTCGATTCGTGCGGCCCCTCGAGCTGGCGACGACGCGCGATATGAGCGGTGGCGATGTCGTCTCGAGGCGCTGACGAGTGTACGAACGTAACTCGAGTGTACGAACGTGACTCGAGTGTACGAACGTAACTCGAGAGTACGTACGTGGCCCGAGAGTCACAGCGGGGGTCGAAGACGCGGTGCTGATCTTTAGTGGGCTGGCTCCTCTGCCGGCGCGATCATGTCCTCGATTCGCAGAATAAGGATGTTGTTCGTGTCGTCTTTCCCATCGAGTACTCCCTCGATGACCAGTTTCGACAGCGGCGTCGGCCCGACGGTGACGCTGTCGCCCTCGTGGATGTCGCCGGTCGAGCCCTGGACGTGGATCTCGGCCCGGCAGAGTTCCGGGTGGTGGACGCTCGAGAGGTCGATTTCCTCGACGATGATGCCCTCGATGGGGGTGCCCTCGTGGGTGAGCGGGACGGCCGCTGGCTCGTCCATCTGCTGGATCTCGAGGGCCTCGAAGGCGGCTGCGGTCGGTTTGTAGCCGCCTTTTGGGCCGGGGACGCCCTCGACCAGCTGGAGGGCCTTCAGGCTCTGCATCTGATTGCGGATGGTGCCGGGATTGCGGTCGACCTGCTCGGCGATGTCCTCACCTTTAATGGCATCCTCGTCCTCGGAGTGAAGATTCGTAAGCGCTCGCAAAATTTTCTTTTGGCTCGGGGTAAGCTCGATTGATGACATGGTGAATCCTTCGTAATTGATTTGCTTAAATCCGATGGTCAGGTACGGTTTCGATCGCTATCTCGATTTTCTTCACGACCGTAGTAATCAA
This region of Natronosalvus halobius genomic DNA includes:
- a CDS encoding UPF0058 family protein — translated: MKKQELIHLHGLLAEVSNHCANWEDCSVSLDEYESLGIRPTSIHKSKTDHKAAVFALAGGITQPMREGEAEAVAATAD
- a CDS encoding DUF555 domain-containing protein: MHCRVVVEAAVPVFDVETEDEAIRIAISKTGEMLNPDLNYVEINMGERTSPGGEELPPAFIAADEALVALELEMTVFNVEREEHASRIARKEIGQRLENIPLEVLSVMVLEEDDEGDDNDANNDSDEDGDSDEDGDSDEDNDSHANNDSNDSDDEPSTDESARDDEDETPSEDAANEHASETDDDVLPEFEDLLE
- a CDS encoding DNA-3-methyladenine glycosylase family protein; the protein is MATATVSDTIAVEDLSGGFDLYLTLESGQSYLWTRSDGEMYTDRRAPEAWYRTVVDDVPIRLRQPDGPGGDLEWQSTADADPLVRELVRLEDDLEAIAADAPDDPLIQAAYAAHDGMRLVDDPPFGTLISFICSAQMRVGRIHGMVSTLAREYGDAHALAGETVYAFPTPEQLATATEADLRDLRLGYRAPYVQRTAEMVANGEGHPEDARDLEYEAAREHLTRFVGVGDKVADCVLLFSLGFDEAVPLDTWIRSAIAEYYPDCDRGSYGETSRAIRERLGGQYAGYAQTYLFHHLRTGAVDA
- a CDS encoding Rrf2 family transcriptional regulator; translation: MSSIELTPSQKKILRALTNLHSEDEDAIKGEDIAEQVDRNPGTIRNQMQSLKALQLVEGVPGPKGGYKPTAAAFEALEIQQMDEPAAVPLTHEGTPIEGIIVEEIDLSSVHHPELCRAEIHVQGSTGDIHEGDSVTVGPTPLSKLVIEGVLDGKDDTNNILILRIEDMIAPAEEPAH